AGCGCGCGGTCGTCGCAGGCACGTCGATGGTGACCGTGTTCCCCGTGGTGGGATCGAAGGTGTACTGGGCCGGACCCGTCGCGACGGCGTAACCCACGCCGTCCTGGCTGGCCTGCACGGACAACGTGCTCGTGCGCTTCGCCCAGCCCTTCGGCAGCTTCAGCACGACCTTGCCGATCGAGGTGACCCGACCGAGATCCCGCTGCACCGCGTGCTCGCTTCTCGTTCCCTCCCAATAGGTTTCCGGATTGCCGTCGGCGACGGCGGCCGCTGTGCGAGCCGGTGGCGCCGCCGTGGCGACCGGCCCGGCGAGCGCGGTCATCCCGGTGGCGACCAGCACGGCGAGCATGCGTTGCGCACTCATCTCGCGTTCCTTCCCACTCTGGTCCGGTGACGGGTGGCGGCGGAAGGCGGCGGCGAGTCTGCTAAGAATTAACGAGATCTTGTCGAAAATTTGCGTAGCGTGAGTCAAGAGTTGCAGACGTGCTACGCCCGCGTCAACGGCTCACCGAGCGCGGTTCACCCCACCGGTCGCCGTCTGAGCGCAAACCCGCCCACGTTGTGCCCACCGCGCGACGCCGGAACGGGAGCGGTGAGAACTTGATGTGCCCGTACATTCAGGGGATGCGCGATTCCGAGTTCCGCGACGCCCGGCTCGTCATGCTCTACGACGCCGCTTACCGGTGGGCGCGTGATGACGACTTCTTCCTCGGCATGGTCGGGCAGACGCCGGTCCGGGTCCTCGACCTCGGCTGCGGAACGGGACGGCTCGCCCTGGGCATGGCGGCGGCCGGGCACGCCGTCACCGGGATCGATCCTGCGCGCGCTTCCCTTGACGCGGCTCGCACGAAGCCCGGCGCGGCAGAGATCACCTGGATCGAGGGCACGTCGGCGGACGCTCCGAGCGCCGCGTTCGACGTCGTGGTGATGACGAGCCACGTGGCCCAGTTCATCGTCGACGACGCGGAGTGGGAGCGCACCCTCGCTGATCTCCGCCGCGCACTGGTTCCCGGTGGGCGGCTGGTGTTCGACTCACGGGACCCGAGCGCGCGCGGGTGGGAGCGGTGGAACCCCGTGGACTCGCGGACGCGGACCACGCTGCCGGACGGACGGGTGATCCCGTGGTGGACCGAAGTCACCGATGTCGCGGAGGGAAGGGTGACTTTCCTGCACCACTACGACTTTCCCGAAGGAGAACTCCTGAGCTCCTCCACCATGCGGTTCCGCAGCGAGGACGAGATCCGATCCTCCTTGTACGACAACGGCTTCGTGGTTGAGGAGATCTACGGCGGATGGGACCGTGAACCCGTCGGTGCCGGTGAACTCCTCGTCATCGCGCGAAGGTCCTAGTCGGGCCAGGACGGCGAACGGCCGCTCAGCGCGAGCACCTTGTCCAAAGTGGACGCATCGGCTGGGGCGGTGACCTCGGGGCCGTAGACGCCCATCTCGCGGCCCTGGTCGGCGCTCCTGGCGACCTCGCGGTGCACGTGGTCCACGACGTCGGCGTCCCACTCCACGTGCTGGCCGGTGGCGCGGGCGAGGTCCCACCCGTGCAGGACGAACTCGCCGATCACCATGCCACCCACCAGGTCGGCGGGCAGCTCGAAGGAGCCGCCCATCGTCGTCACGCCCTCCCACGCCGAGGCCGGGCGCCACGCCGCGAGGGTCCGCTCGACCTGGGCCTCCAGCGCCTCAGCCCAGTCACCGGATGCCGCACCAGGAGGAACGGCCTCCTTGCGTGCGGCGCCCTCCAACGACGGGCCCCAGTGCAGCAGGTGGGCGATCAGCGCGCGGACGTCGAACTCGGTGCAGGGAGTGGGCAGGTCGAGCTGGTCCGGCTCGATGGTGCGGACGATCTCCAGGAAGGGCGCGGCGGCGCGGGCCATCAGGTCGCTCATGGGCCAAGAGCAAAGCGGGGCGGTCGCCGGGTGTCTTGAACAAACGCGACATAGGCTGCCCGGCATGGGCAGGGACGCACGCGGGCTCGGCGGCGCGTGGACGAAGTACCAGCGGCACGCCTTCCCCAGCCCTTCTCCGGACCTCGCGCCCTACGTCGCGCGCTACTGGGTGGTGTCGTGGGAGTACGACGAGCCCTACCAGCAGCTGATCGTGCCCTACCCGAACGTCCACCTGACCTTCCAGGACGGCCGCGCGACCGTGAACGGGGTGTCCAGCGGGCACCAGGTGAAGGTGCTGGACGGGCGTGGCGGCGTGTTCGGGGTGGCGTTCCGGCCGGGTGCGTTCCGGCCCTTCCTCGGCGCGCCGGTCAGCACGATCACCGACCGCTCGGTGGACGCGGCCGGGATCTTCCCCGGTGATCCGCCCGTGGAGCCGGACGTGCCGGGCGTCGAGGACTTCCTGCGCGCGCACCTGCCGGAGCCGGACCCGCGCGCCCGGTACGCCACCGACGTGGTTGAGCGGATCATCACCGGACCGGAGATCACCAGGGTGGACGAGCTCGCGCGCGCCTTCGGCACGAGCGTGCGGGCGTTGCAGCGGTTGTTCGCCGAGCACGTCGGCATCGGGCCCAAGTGGGTGATCCGCCGCTACCGGCTGCACGAGGTGACGCAGCGGCTGGCCCGGGGCGAGCGGATCGACTGGGCCGTGCTCGCGGCCGACCTCGGGTACTCCGACCAGGCACATTTCGCCCGCGACTTCCGGGCCGTGTTCGGTGAGCCGCCGACGGCCTACGCGCGGCGCTACTGAACATTCAGAGAGTTGTGAAACGGGTGTAGCTTGACGCCATGGACCGCGAGAAGATCACGCTGACCGGAGCGCAGGAGACCATGCTCGCCACGCTCTACGCCCGAGCTCTGGACAGCGTGCGCCCGGACCCAGTCCTCCGCGACGTGGCCGCCGCCGACGCCGTGCGGCGCATCGACTACGACTTCCGCAAGACCGGCATCAGGGGCACCAGCGCCGTGGGGGTCGCGCTGCGGGCGAAGACGCTGGACGACTGGACGCGCGAGTTCCTCGCCGCCACCCCGGAGTGCACCGTGCTGCACCTCGCCTGCGGCCTGGACACCCGTGTGCAGCGGATGGCGCCGCCGCCGTCGGTGCGCTGGTTCGACGTCGACTTCCCCGACGTGATCGAGCTGCGCGAGCGGCTGCTGCCGACGCCGCAGGGTGACTACACGATGGTGCGCTCGTCGGTCACCGCCGACGCGTGGCTGGAGCAGGTGCCCGCCGATCGCCCCGTCGTCGTGGTCATGGAGGGGCTGAGCATGTACCTGCGCGAGGAGGACGGCCAACGGCTCATCCGCCGGATCACCGAGCGCTTCCCGAGCGGTGAACTGCTCTTCGACTGCTACGGCACCCTGGGCATCAAGATGCAGAAGCTGGTGCCCGCCGTGCGCAACGCGGGCGCGACCCTGCACTGGGGCATCGACGACCCGCGCGAGATCGAGCGCCTGCACGACGGACTGACCTGCGTGGACGCGCTGCGCAGCGTGGACATGCCCGGCCTGGACAAGCTGCCGTTCGCGGGCAAGCTGCAGCTGAAGATCGTCGCGCTCATCCCGGGCCTGCGCGATGTCGGCAGGATCATGCGCTTCCGGTTCTGAGTGCTTGACTTGGAGCGCACTCCACCGGCGAGGATGCGGGCATGGACGAAACGCTCACGGTCAGCGAGGCCGCGGCGGCCGCCGGGGTCAGCACGCACACGCTGCGCTACTACGAGCGCGCTGGGCTGCTCGACCACATCGAACGCGGCCCGTCCGGGCGCCGTCGCTACAGCAGGCAGAACCTGGGCGCCATCGAGTTCATCCTGCGGCTGCGCAGCACCGGCATGTCGATCGGCGAGATCAGGAAGTACACCGACCTCGTGCGCGCGGGCGCGGGCAACGAGCGGGCCCGGCTCGGCCTGCTGGAGGACCACCGGGACAGGATCGTGGCCTCGCTCGCCGAGCAGCGCGCGCACCTGGCCGCCATCGAGAAGAAGATCGGCATCTACGCGGAGCTGCTCGGCGTTCAGCCCGCGCGGCGGGACCTGCCGAGCATCCCGGCCAGCACCACGCCCCCCGCGGCCAGCGCGAACCTCCGCAGCCCCCGGTAGTCCCTGCGCGGTCCGACGTCCACAGTGGACCGATCGACCTGCTCACCGGAGCCGCCGAGCCGGTCGGCGCTGAGCGCGGGACTCGTGCCGCGCACTCCCGCGCAGAGCCCTTCGACCTGCTCACGCGCGCAGTCGGCGCTGCTGTGCTTCGGTGCGAAACCCAGTTCCCTGCGGGCCCGCGAGGCGTCCAGCAGCGGGGAGACCGCCGCGAGGTCGAACCAGCCCGGCGAGGTGCCGATCACCCTGGCCCGCCACAGCACCGCGACGGCCGCCTTCGCCAGGAAGTCCGGCACGGGAATCGCCTTGGCGTGCATGGCGTCCGCCAGCGCGGCGCGGTCGAGCGTGTCCTCGGCGGCGAGGTTGAACGCACCCGTCGCGCGCTTGTCCAGGATCGCGATGATCGCGTCGGCCACGTCGTCGGCGTGCACCAGCCGAAGCTTGAGCCCGGACGGGATCGGCAGCACCGGCACCGCCTTGCTGCGCCCCAGCCGGAGCAGCAGCGGGGTGACGAGCGGGCGCAGGTACAACGCGGCGATGCCTGCCGACGCGACGCGCTGCGTGATCAACGTCGGCCGGATGACCGCGACGTCGAGATCGCCGAAGCCCCGCAGCTCCTGTTCCACCGCGACCTTGTGTCTGCTGTAGACGGAGCTGGGCACGCCCGTGGTCGGCGAGGACTCGTCGACCGGAAGCGCCGAAGGTGCGTACACCCCAACGGAAGAGGCGTACACCACGTGCGGGACGCCCGCTCGGCGCGCGGCCTCGAACACCGCGCGGCTGCCTTCCACGTTGACCGCGTGCAGCCAGTCCTCGTCCCGGATCGGCTGCACCGCCCAGGCGAGGTGCACCACGGCGTCGGCGCCCTCGAAGACCTCGCTCAGCCGCTCCGGGGCGGTGAGATCGACGGCCTCCCAGCGGGCGATGTGGTAGGGCGGCGCCGAGGGCGGTGGAGGTCGACGGCACACGCCGACGATCTCGTGCCGCTGCCCGCCCTCGGCCAGCCGCCGCAGCAACCCGGTCCCGATGTTCCCGGACGCACCGGTGATCACGATCTTCATCACGAGCCGCCGATGGCCTCGCTGATGTCATTGGGGGAGTTGAAGTCGTCTCGGTCCAGTCCGCGCAGCGTGTCGAGGACCTGGTCGTCGGCGCCCTGCCGCTGCGCCGTCCTCAGCACCTCTTCCTTCGTGGCGGGGTAGTCGATCCCGCCGAGGAACTTCTGCACCTGGATGGGGTTCACAGTCATACCGGGAGGCGTACCCACCCCGGGCGCGGAAACTCCGGAATCAGTCCCGGATGTGCTCCAGGTACCGCTTCGCCGAGCGCTGCACGACCTCCTGGCCGTCGCGGGGAACCTCCGAGTCCCACCACGCGCCGTGGATCGTCTCGAAGCGGTACTCCGACAGCAGCTCGGCCGCGCGGCGCACCACGCTCGGCCGCTCGGGGATCAGGTTCGGGTAGCTGTACATGAAGCCGACGAAGTTCCGATCCGGGATGACCTGCACGATGTCGCCGGAGAGCAGCGTCCCGGCCCCGTCCGCGCCGTCCCGCCAGTGCAGCACGGTCCCGCCCGCGAAGTGCACGCCGAGGTTGACCAGGGTCAGGTCGTCGGCGAGCCGGTTGGTGGTGCCGCTCCACAGCCGCACCGCCGGATCGGGGCGGCCGATCCACTGGCTGTCGTTCTCGTGCAGGTGGATCGGCACGTCGAAGGTGTGCGCCCAGTCCACCATGGTCGTGTAGTAGTGCGGGTGGCTGATCGCGATGCCGGTGATGCCGCCGAGCGCGCGCACCCGTTCGACGATCTCGTCATCGAGGTAGGCCGCGCAGTCCCACAGGACGTTGCCTGACTTCGCCCGCACCAGCAACGCCCGCTGCCCGATGGCGAAGCGCGGCTCGCAGCCGATGCCGATCAGCCCCGGTCCCTGCTCGCGCAGCACAGCCCGGTGCTCGCCCGCGCGCAGCGTCGCGAGGTCGGTCCACGCCTGCCCGGTCGGCGGGACGTACTGGCGCTCGTCCTCGCAGATCGGGCAGTCCGGGCGCGGGGCGGCGTACTGCGTTCCACAGGTGAGGCAGATCGGCAGGGTATCGGCTGTCATGGTGATCCCTCCTGGGGTTCGGCGAGCTTGCGATGCATTCTCGCCTTCACCGGATCGGACAGCACCCGTGCCGCCACCGCTTCTGCCTTGTTCGTTATCGAGGCGGCGACCACGTGGTCCTTGCCGGCCATCATCGCCTCGAAGCCCTGACGTGCCACGTCGGCCGGATCGTCCTTGGGGCCGGAACCGACCTTGGTGTCGGTCATGCCCGCGCGGCGGAAGAAGTCCGTCTCCGTGGGGCCCGGCAGCAGTGCGGTGACGGTGACGCCGCTGTCCTTGACCTCCTCGCGCAACGCCTGCGAGAAGGACGCGAGGAACGCCTTCGACGCGGCGTAGACGGCCTGGAACGGTCCGGGCATCGTCGCCGCGATCGAGGAGGTGAACAGCACCCGCCCCTCGCCGCGTTCCGCCATCCACGGCAGCACCCGCTTCGTCAGGTGCACGGCGGAGGTGACGTTGAGGTTCACCACGTCCAGCTGTGCCTGCAGGTCGGTGTCCCCGGCGAACGGGCCGCCGACGCCGACACCCGCGTTCACCGCGAGCGCGGCGACCGGCCGTCCGGTCTGCTTCACCTTGAGCGCCAGCTCCTCGACGCCGTCGAAGCGCGCGAGGTCGACCCGCACGGCCTCGGCAGCCGCCCCCAGGCCCTGGAGTTCCCGCGCCGCGGCCAGGATTCCCGCGTCCTCCGCGGCCACCACCAGGTCGAAACCGTTGCGGGCGAACACTTTGGCCAGCTCCAGCCCGATCCCGCCGGATGCGCCGGTCACCACGGCGAGGGGCTTCGAGGTCGTCGTCATGCCCCAGAGCTACCCGCGCCCCCGCGGTTCACGCCCTTCCGGCTGGCTGACCTTCGGCGGCTCCGGCGCCGGCGGGATCGGCAGCGTCACCTCGGCGCCCGGCTCGACCACGATCGCCTCGCCGTGGTGGGAGGTGTGCAACGGCGGGCCGGCGACGACCCGGTAGGTGGCGCTCTCCCGGTCGACGGTGACGCAGAAACAGGTCTCCCGCAAGCGCATCCGGAACGAGAAGCGGTTCAGCGCCGGCGGTGTCCTCGGCGCGAAGCTCAGCCGTCCGTCGTGGTCGCGCATCCCGCCGAACCCCGCGACCATCGCCGTCCACGCGCCCGCGAGCGAGGCCATGTGCAGTCCGTTGCGGGAGTTGCTGTGCAGGTCGTCGAGATCGGTGAACGCCGCCTCCAGCAGGTACGAGTAGGCGAGGTCGAGGTGCCCGATCTCCGCGGCCAGCACCGCCTGCGTCCCCGCGGACAGCGAGGAGTCCCGCACTGTCCGCGCCTCGTAGTAGGCGAAGTTGCGGGCCTTCTCCTCGGGGCTGAACGCGTCGCCGCGCAGGTGCATGGCGAGCACGAGGTCGGCCTGCTTGATGACCTGCTTCCGGTACAGGTC
The window above is part of the Allokutzneria albata genome. Proteins encoded here:
- a CDS encoding class I SAM-dependent methyltransferase, whose translation is MRDSEFRDARLVMLYDAAYRWARDDDFFLGMVGQTPVRVLDLGCGTGRLALGMAAAGHAVTGIDPARASLDAARTKPGAAEITWIEGTSADAPSAAFDVVVMTSHVAQFIVDDAEWERTLADLRRALVPGGRLVFDSRDPSARGWERWNPVDSRTRTTLPDGRVIPWWTEVTDVAEGRVTFLHHYDFPEGELLSSSTMRFRSEDEIRSSLYDNGFVVEEIYGGWDREPVGAGELLVIARRS
- a CDS encoding class I SAM-dependent methyltransferase gives rise to the protein MDREKITLTGAQETMLATLYARALDSVRPDPVLRDVAAADAVRRIDYDFRKTGIRGTSAVGVALRAKTLDDWTREFLAATPECTVLHLACGLDTRVQRMAPPPSVRWFDVDFPDVIELRERLLPTPQGDYTMVRSSVTADAWLEQVPADRPVVVVMEGLSMYLREEDGQRLIRRITERFPSGELLFDCYGTLGIKMQKLVPAVRNAGATLHWGIDDPREIERLHDGLTCVDALRSVDMPGLDKLPFAGKLQLKIVALIPGLRDVGRIMRFRF
- a CDS encoding DUF2795 domain-containing protein, which encodes MTVNPIQVQKFLGGIDYPATKEEVLRTAQRQGADDQVLDTLRGLDRDDFNSPNDISEAIGGS
- a CDS encoding helix-turn-helix domain-containing protein, whose product is MGRDARGLGGAWTKYQRHAFPSPSPDLAPYVARYWVVSWEYDEPYQQLIVPYPNVHLTFQDGRATVNGVSSGHQVKVLDGRGGVFGVAFRPGAFRPFLGAPVSTITDRSVDAAGIFPGDPPVEPDVPGVEDFLRAHLPEPDPRARYATDVVERIITGPEITRVDELARAFGTSVRALQRLFAEHVGIGPKWVIRRYRLHEVTQRLARGERIDWAVLAADLGYSDQAHFARDFRAVFGEPPTAYARRY
- a CDS encoding NAD-dependent epimerase/dehydratase family protein, which gives rise to MKIVITGASGNIGTGLLRRLAEGGQRHEIVGVCRRPPPPSAPPYHIARWEAVDLTAPERLSEVFEGADAVVHLAWAVQPIRDEDWLHAVNVEGSRAVFEAARRAGVPHVVYASSVGVYAPSALPVDESSPTTGVPSSVYSRHKVAVEQELRGFGDLDVAVIRPTLITQRVASAGIAALYLRPLVTPLLLRLGRSKAVPVLPIPSGLKLRLVHADDVADAIIAILDKRATGAFNLAAEDTLDRAALADAMHAKAIPVPDFLAKAAVAVLWRARVIGTSPGWFDLAAVSPLLDASRARRELGFAPKHSSADCAREQVEGLCAGVRGTSPALSADRLGGSGEQVDRSTVDVGPRRDYRGLRRFALAAGGVVLAGMLGRSRRAG
- a CDS encoding SDR family NAD(P)-dependent oxidoreductase, with the protein product MTTTSKPLAVVTGASGGIGLELAKVFARNGFDLVVAAEDAGILAAARELQGLGAAAEAVRVDLARFDGVEELALKVKQTGRPVAALAVNAGVGVGGPFAGDTDLQAQLDVVNLNVTSAVHLTKRVLPWMAERGEGRVLFTSSIAATMPGPFQAVYAASKAFLASFSQALREEVKDSGVTVTALLPGPTETDFFRRAGMTDTKVGSGPKDDPADVARQGFEAMMAGKDHVVAASITNKAEAVAARVLSDPVKARMHRKLAEPQEGSP
- a CDS encoding MerR family transcriptional regulator, coding for MDETLTVSEAAAAAGVSTHTLRYYERAGLLDHIERGPSGRRRYSRQNLGAIEFILRLRSTGMSIGEIRKYTDLVRAGAGNERARLGLLEDHRDRIVASLAEQRAHLAAIEKKIGIYAELLGVQPARRDLPSIPASTTPPAASANLRSPR
- a CDS encoding TIGR03086 family metal-binding protein, yielding MSDLMARAAAPFLEIVRTIEPDQLDLPTPCTEFDVRALIAHLLHWGPSLEGAARKEAVPPGAASGDWAEALEAQVERTLAAWRPASAWEGVTTMGGSFELPADLVGGMVIGEFVLHGWDLARATGQHVEWDADVVDHVHREVARSADQGREMGVYGPEVTAPADASTLDKVLALSGRSPSWPD
- a CDS encoding MBL fold metallo-hydrolase, giving the protein MTADTLPICLTCGTQYAAPRPDCPICEDERQYVPPTGQAWTDLATLRAGEHRAVLREQGPGLIGIGCEPRFAIGQRALLVRAKSGNVLWDCAAYLDDEIVERVRALGGITGIAISHPHYYTTMVDWAHTFDVPIHLHENDSQWIGRPDPAVRLWSGTTNRLADDLTLVNLGVHFAGGTVLHWRDGADGAGTLLSGDIVQVIPDRNFVGFMYSYPNLIPERPSVVRRAAELLSEYRFETIHGAWWDSEVPRDGQEVVQRSAKRYLEHIRD